One Oculatellaceae cyanobacterium DNA window includes the following coding sequences:
- a CDS encoding isochorismate lyase, translated as MSHQKSNTFDFPNMKAPEQCHNIDEIRVQIDTLDKQVINLLGQRFGYVKAASKFKTSETSVRAPERFEAMLEQRRAWAEDAGLSPEAIEKMYRDLVNYFIEEEIKNWQDKDDC; from the coding sequence ATGAGTCATCAAAAAAGTAACACTTTTGACTTCCCTAATATGAAAGCGCCAGAGCAATGCCATAACATAGATGAAATCAGAGTCCAAATAGATACCTTAGACAAACAAGTTATTAACTTACTTGGTCAGCGTTTTGGTTATGTCAAAGCAGCATCCAAGTTCAAAACTAGCGAAACAAGTGTCCGTGCTCCAGAGCGCTTTGAGGCTATGTTGGAGCAAAGAAGAGCATGGGCAGAAGATGCTGGGCTAAGTCCAGAGGCTATCGAAAAAATGTATCGAGATTTGGTTAATTATTTCATTGAGGAAGAAATAAAAAATTGGCAGGACAAAGATGATTGTTGA